ACGGATTCGCGGATTTCTCGGTGACCTTGACGCGGGGgtccgttccttttttttcgtcttcccTTTTTGTGCTTCAAGCTTCAAGCCAACAACATGTTCCAGCAATCGTTTGGCTGCTGCAAGTATTATAATATGCGCCCCTGAACGTGGCCGCACACCCCGATTCAATTAATTCATTCCCCGTCCTGCTCGCACACCAGGGTGACGTTACCGCGCCCCGGTCCGTCAACATCTTTTCTGCTAGTCCAATTGCATCGCGAACAATTGTGCGATGGTGGTAGGCAACCGTCGTTGCACTCGTGATTATTCGCTTCATCGATAGCACCCCACTCCCGTACCAACATACCGTGGTTGAAAAAAAGCGATCGaggttgaaatgttttttgctAAGTTAAACGCGTTATAACGCAGTATTTTTTTGCACCAGCGGCTCCCTAGCCACCAAAACACTTCACTTCATCATCAAGCTAACAATTCCGTGACTGCCTTGCGTGTGGGATTTGCCCATGTATACGTTTGTATAGCTGTAATCGGTCCGCGAACCATCCAGCTCCGCAGACTTTGGGTGCATCAATACGCAGCGCACAAACAATaagcgcacacatacacacacaccaggaTGGGAGGTATGTAATCGATTCAACAGCGGCGCATGTATACCGATAAAGAAGGCACTAGTGGAGCAAGAGCGCGAGagcaatagcaaaacaaaaacaaacccaacaaCATATACCAAACCCCCCACCCTCTTCATTGAGTAACGTCACACAACCAGACGGAACGCAGCGTAGTGCATTCTAGTGAGCGAGCGCGAacgaacgagagagagagagcaagcaAGCATAATTGGAAAGAAGAGCACGATatagaaaaggagaaaaagagagagaaagttaAAGATTGAGCGCAAGTGTGCCGAGTGGCTGTTGCAGTTTTCCTAACCAGCTGAGCGAACGCGTATCCGAGCAGCTGAGTTGAATAtttcacacacgcatacatactCAACCCTTAACACGATTGCAGCGTATCGGTTACTTGAAGGGGTTAGTATTACAGCATCACTAAGCACGCGGTGCATCGATAGTAGTTGTTGGCGTAACTTAGTGATACTAAGGACCCGTGGGTACGCTCGCACGTCGGTGGTCGttgccgtttttttcctttcaagtTGTGCACTTTTCCAAACGGCACTGTGAAGGCAATGTAGAACAGTGACCACTCAAACGAGATCTGCGCCCCTCCTGTCCCACCCCCCAATCCCAGCTCAAGGACGGGAATTCAagcggaaaaaataaaacaagtatAGGAGACGGAGGAGACGGTATATTTCGATATCATCGCATCATCACATCACTGTCGCCGTAGTAACGAAACGTGCTTCTTCAACAGTGTGCTCCAAATAAATTGTGTATGCGCTAGTAGTGGAgaagcaaaatttaaacgcATCGGTATCATACACCGCTGCAGCCaacaagaaaaccaaaataaaacaacaacaacagaaagcGCGAGCGGAAGAAATAACAGGCCCGTCAGTAACATAGAACGtgccacaaccaccaccacccatcgCACTCTGAGATGCACGTATGTgcgtaggtgtgtgtgtatgctctTCTTGTGATATTACAACATTCGCACAATTCCTTGGCACACACCATATATTCTTAGCTGTGTGGAGACAAGAGCAACCACGCGGTTGTGTTCAgttaaagtacaaaaaaaaaaacaactaaactaaactaaagcgccatcaagcaagcaaacaaacggcaGACAAATACCCCCTAACCTAAAGAGGCTCGTGAATAAggtagttgaaaaaaaaaaaagtaggagACAAAACTGCATAATAGTGCAACGCGCAGCCTTGCTACGGGTAGTAGCAACGGTCGAGGACGATTCAAGCAATAGTGGGTAGCGCAAAATCAGTCCGTACGATTACCAACTGATCACCGTTACGAGCGTGTACGCGTACGTGAAATTAAGTATGGATAGCACGCAGCAACAAAGGCAATCGCGCACCGCGGAAGTTGATGAAGAAGAGGACGGGCGTGACGTGAAGATGCACCTAGACGGGAACGTGGATCTGaatgaaaaggcaaaaaaacgtGGATCACTGATGGACATCGAGCAGGAAACTGCTGTTTGTCCTCGGAAGATGGAAGGTATGTGCGGGTGAACTAGTTTCTTTACTGAACCAGGTTACCATAGGTTCTTTGTCCCTATAAATTTTCTGTCCTTCACCCGTTCCCGTCCTTCACCCGTCCTTCATCTCCTTCACCCGTTCCCGTCAACCCTGTCCATTATAATTATTTCCTCAATACCTTCCAGTTCAGTCGTGTCCATAGTATCCACAACATGGATGTCGTCCTCGACGTCAAACTATCTTTAATTGCCCACTGCGAAATCATTGTTTCCATgtcattcaatttttttacatgATCCGTAGACTTACATCTGACATTAACAATCCATTATGCCTTACAGCACTTTCCTGCACTCCTCTCGAATTTACGTCTATTGTCTGGGTTGCAAAACTTGAGCAGGTGCATTTCTGTCTCACGAGGATTGTATCCCGGCGCTGCTGCCTAGGATTCAAACGCGTTTCTCTGCCTTCTTACCGTGTCCGGTGCCGCATGATTGGGTCAAGATTTGTTGCAGGCGAGACGAAATCGTGCCCACACTCCTTTCCCGTGTCCACATATACGTCCCTTCATGTCCCCTTCGTGCATGCTCTCGTGTATTCCTGGCAGGTCTTCCTAGACGCAGGTTTCTTGTCTGTCTGTGTCTTTTTAACAGCCTCTGTATCATCTCCTCAACCTCGATTCCTCCATGGCCTCTTTCCGCGTTTTATCATTAAACGCCACTCCAGTTCCTTCCCTTTTCCCATCTCAGGACTAGTCTAGTTAAATGAAGCAGGCTTGGATAGTACCTATGAGCGGAACCTGCCTGTATATGACAGATGATTAATCCATGTATCCTTTTCTTGCTCATCTGCAGCCGGTGTAAACAACAACGAGTCGCAGAATGTGTCGGGGCTAAAGATTTGGGATCGGTACGTGGTGCACGGGCTTATTGACAAGGGCACATTCAGCACGGTCTCACTGGCCACGTTGAGGAAAGAGCAGCATCTGCCGTTCGATAAGCGACGCCAGTTCGCGATCAAACTGATCACGCAGACGAGCCATCCGTCACGGATCGAGCGCGAGATTCTTTGCATGAAGAAGATCGGTGGCCAGCGTAACGTGGTCGGTCTGGTCGGTGGGTTCCGATTGGAGGGTGAGGTAGCGCTCGTAATGAACTACATTCCGCAGGAACCGTTCCACCTTTACTACGCGCAGCTAACGGCCGCCGAGGTGCAGCGCTTCCTGCAGCAACTGTTGATCGCCCTCGAGTGGGTGCATCTGCACGGTGTGATTCATCGGGATGTAAAACCGAGCAACTTCCTGCATAGTCCGCGTAATGGTGGTAGCTCCTACATCTTGGTCGACTTTGGACTTGCGCAGGAAACGGATAAAGGTGCACTGTCATTGCGCACACCTGTCGTTCCTCGCAGGCCTGCAGGCCAGCTGGAAGATCAGGTCGTCCCCCGGCATCAGGAGACGGTCGTGGTGCGCAATCCTTTGAAAAGACCGGGCGGTACCGGTAATACCGCCACCCACCCATTAAAGCTCTCGAATAGCAGTGCGACGAAGGATGTGGGCGATGTACCGCTCGCTCGGCAAACCAAATCGGTCGCCGCTGCCATTGGCAATGGACTGAAGCATCGCCGCACGGCGGTGGTAGCGCCTTACACGAAGGATCTCAAAACGGGTGGTAATGGTGCGTCCTGCAAACTCCCAACATGCAGCTGCTCCGGCCGGCCACAGGTCTGCAATGAATGCTTGGTGCAGGCGGAAATGAATGCACCACGGGCAGGTACGCCGGGCTATCGGCCACCGGAGGTTTTGCTGAAGTATCCGAACCAGACAACAGCTGTCGACATCTGGGCAGCTGGTGTCATCTTTCTGAGCCTGCTGAGCAAGTGTTATCCGTTCTTTGACAACGTGGACGATAATACTTCGCTGGCGCACATGATTGAGGTGTTTGGGTTCCAGCGCCTACAGGAAACGGCCCACGCCCTTGACCGTAGGCTACACGGTACGCCGGAAACAATGGAAAAGCAGCCGTACAATTTGCGACGCATTTGTCAGCATTTCCGTAATATCCACCAACAGCGCGCGATGGGTTCGGGTGGTGAGACAGGTGGTGCGCCGGCCGGTAGCTCTAGCCCACCGTCCGGTCGGTGTGATGAGGATAACTTTGGTTGCGACAACTGTTGCAAACCGCTGGATAGCTGTCTGTGTCAGAACCGACGGCACGGGGCCGATGGTTCGGATGGGCATTCCTCACGCGAGGCGGAATGCGATGAATACGGTCCGGATGCTTACGATCTGCTGGAACGGTTGCTCGAAACAAACCCGCACGCACGTATTAGCGCCACGGAAGCGTTGCAGCATCCTTACTTTCAAGTCCAGTACTGAATTCCATCGGCGGTTTTGCGCAATCGATTTTGAGGAGCGTTCAGTTTGGGTGTTCGAATCAGCATGCATGCACTCGACGCAAtaacaccagcaccaccaccggtacaAACAACAGAAGTATGCAAATCAGGGACAGACACAGTATAAGGATTGGGTGCGATCAGTGGCGTCAATTAATGCCAGTATACGTAgagcaaacggaaaacaaagaaaaaaaaaagcaacgagaGATTCAGTCCGTCGATGTAAGAAATATGAAAGGAATGGGAGAAgtagcgggggggggggggggggcatgaATAAGATAGAGATTATCTTTGCATAGTACATTACTCTTCTTTAAGTTACCACCGAATAGATAACATACGCTCTAATGCCACACGATCGTTCTCACCGTTTGCGTCTCAACCACATGTATcgaacgccaaaaaaaaaaatgaatgctcCCTTATACGAACCATTCTACACGCAacgaacatacacacaccgacaccaaGGCACTTGTGGGTGGTAGGATGTCCCCAGACGTGGGAATATCCCGTATTGTATAGGTCAGTATAGATCACAAACGTCCGTGCAACAGTGCaatagagaaagagacagagaTAGAGAAGATGTGCGCCTACATTCCTTTTCGTCCTTGTACATCCAAGGCTCTAACTAAATATGGGACGATATGAGCAAAGACTAGTATCCGGCAAGAAGTTTaagtgaaaacattttaaaaataaacacacaaacacaagcgaacaaacacaacatcatgaaggggaaaaaatcagTATGCACTGCAACATGTGTTAAGTGTGGCCGATTGCGCCAACGGTGGCGGGCGATATGCACGCATAACACACCTACTGCCCAAGCCCATATGTGCATACAAACAAGCGAATAGAAAACatgatgtaaaagaaaaataataatgcgaGAAGGTAATAATGCGCCATTCCTTGTGGTCGCGTATCGGTCACACCGGAGTTCctccttcatttttttttaacggctTAGTTTGATGAGCTCTCTCTTAACCaatgaggaggaggaggacgagtGTAGAAGTAATAGAAGGGGGAACGCAGAATAGcaggcgttttgttttttgtttgtaaaatgtttgttttcattagtttatttatatttatgtactttattttgttttgttcttgttcttaagacaaaaaagaagaagtctGGTTTAGGAAACGATATGCTCTAGTGTTGGCGCACGCGCGCAGCTTCCACAAGAAGCtaacattatttatttccctttGTTTTATCtgtattttgaaaaatgcatCGCAGCATCTTTCCGATCGATTGCTTGCGATCCAACTGCTCTTAGCTGGGTGGCATGAGTTTGGAAGATGAAAGCAATTTGTTCGTGGATGATGAGTCGCACGTCCCGCATCGTAGGATCGTATTGTGCGCCGTAATTTTAAatctatttattaaattattattgtcaaaaagcttttcgattttgaatgaagtgtgtttgtgtgtgtgtacgtcgGTGAAGCAAGCGTGAGTGAGAAAATGAGCGGTGTTTCATGTTTTAATCTGTTGCTACGATGTATGTTGGTTCAGTTTCTAGTATATAAGCTTTTTCCAAAGCTTGCATCTTGGGAGCGTGCGTTACATTGTAATAGTAataatgagagagagagagagagagaaagagaaagagatttCGAACCCTACAGCGGCGTATGATGGCAAAAGGAAGGCGGCCAAGTGTTATTTAACAGGACAGGAGTAGGGCATGGCCAGTAGTAAGAGCAGGAGTAAGATcgatcacaaacacaaatgttAGTCGCGTCGTCGTGATCataatataaacaaacaaacaaaaaagaattgaaaaaaagaagtacaaTATTAAACCAATGGGGGGAAAATgataacaaaatcaaaacaaagcaaaacaaaaaaacacaatctgTGTAGTCAATGGGGAAATGGGAAGAGaattgcatcatcatcatcatctacgTAGAATTAATGCCGGTGGTTGAGATGTAGCATTTTTTGAATGTATATCTGTCTCAATATAATACGCATATATAAtagatatatgtatatatgtgtTTATACGTATATTTATATATGTTATCGTCGGAACACACGGCACACGGTTACCGCTGTTTCGTCCTTATTTGAAAACGATCTGTCCGGACACAGGCGTGGGCATGCAGCGTTGCAGCGATCGCCTGTGATATTCAagttgtattttctttctttatatcTTGTTAAATTTTGCCCACTGGCTTTAATTATTATCTTCACCCAATCCCTAGactttttatttcgttaaaGAAGTAGGGTTTCCCACCTTTTTACCTTGATCTTTACATACTGCAAATGgtagtcaaaacaaaaaaaattcttttcaaaaCCCATCGCTTGAGAGAAACGATCTCATCGGTTGTGCAAGGGACGGAACATTATGTGGTCTGCTACATCCTCAGTTACGGAGATGAGCGTGCCCCCTTAGGTATGTGAAGGTACTGAGCTAGAGgagaacaaaacagaacagaacggAACGGAAGCACACGCGAGAAACACTGCAAAGACATTGTTGGCCGATTGTGTGCGACACAGAACTGGTAGGAAACTAAAACACATTAAACTGAGGAACGCCGCGGTGCACTTGTATTGCAGTGCGATTGCCTGGCCTTAACCAATGGTTAATGTATGCTATCCGCAGACACAGGGAATGTAGGAAGTGTAGCACAATTTGAGTGTAATGTATTTTAAATCGTAATACCCGTTGACGTGTACGAATGAGCAAGAAAAACATCCCACGTGTAGATAAATTAAACGCAATATCGTCTGAAATGATCAATTGGTGTATGTGGTTTTATTGGCTGGATATGAAAGGCTTTGGGGCTTTGCGGTATTGAGAAACAGGTTGAAAACATTGGAAATATTGAGCAAAAAGCAAATCCATCGTAAACGAAGGTAAGCAAAAGGAAACGTGGTGGAGTTCAGGAAGTATGATCATGTCCTCTAGTGGAAACCACCGTAGCAAATCTCCAAGTGGTTCTTAATTGCGGCTCAGCAACAAGTTTTAAAACGGAGCCATTTTGAAGCTTAGTTATAGAGTAGTGAAGGTACATACCTTTCTTTTTATGAATCGATCCGGAATCGGTTTCATTCCTACAGGAGTTCGAGTTCGTGATCGAAAGTGCAACGAGTTTGGATTGATCAGCAGGCGCACCAAAGCATATAGCCATCCCGTACCCATAGGTTTCACGAATCGCCTCGAACTCCTTGGAATGAGATCTTCCACCGGGTGCTGGACAACGCAGTCTCTTCCTGTCAGAAGACGCAATGCTAAGTACATTTTTCTTGTTGGCCTGATCAAAGTTACTGTCGAATCACCAGTCTTATTGTCCACAGGACAAGGCAGCGTTAGGTTATAAGAGTCTCATGGCATGATCCACCTCAACTATACCACTGTCACTaggaatttgttatttttgcaatgTGGGAGACACAATGACcgccaataaaataagctattttaataatgatactgtgaaaccaattttcaatgaattgatcttcgtttttttgtaaaagatAGTTAAACATTTAGGGAATACTTTCCATAGGATGTATTGCGATTCTGatgaaaaaatggcaaaaacacATGTGACCGTAAATAAGACCatgcattatttttaaaattgaaacaaaattttctttctaattTTGGGCATCCCTTCTGTACATATTCCAGCCCTTGGATTGGTTTCTTACttgcttatcaggcgctacaaccgctttgcggtgtTGGCCTGctgcagcagagtccggaaacgctcacggtcccgcgccgtcttccaccaatccgttatcccggccttgatggcggataattccacgccatcctcccacctcaatctgggcctaccacgcctcctctctccgtgtggacggcctaaaaggactttctgaatTGGGGCGTCCAGTGTCATGCGTATTACATGGCCAGTTCATCGGAtgcgtcgtgcagcgaattaggcatggcgagcctaattctcTGCACAACGGTGAGGTCGTCTTACagctcgtacagctcgtcgctgtagcggctcctccattgtccttccacacacactGGGCCAATGATCCCTTTGAGCATCTTCCTTCTGCcgtctgctcgatcctttggtgggattctgctacctgggagagccccAGACCAAtaatgtctatatcatcagcgtatggcTGGAGCTGGGTTGACTTacagaagatggttcccgaagtatCCACCTCCGaatcacggatggccctctctagcgccaagttgaataggagacaggcgggCCTATCTCcttgacgcaggcctttgttggtgacgttggtcatggtcattctaacaagcctgaccAGTTttgccgggattccaaaacagctcatggcctcgtagagttttaccctggctatgctaccATATgccgccttgaaatctatgataCACGTACCATACGTGTtaagccatcttctccaagatttgccacatggtgaagatctggtcatcGATAGATTTTCCGTTACGGGATCCTCtatgatagtttccaactatttgttcaacgaatgggacaagcttatcctgaagtATCGAAATCAGCTTTTTGAAAAGTGGTCGGACATGACACAAGTTTTATATTATTGGTCTGGTCTTGTCTGGGGAACACAGGTCTTATATACTGTTTACGATTTCGCTTAATAAATAAGCGACAGGATTAATCcacatttacacatttttaattttccaagcGTGAGGGACTTATAATAAAATACATCCCTCTATTGTGAGGTTTGATGCACGAAAGTTGCTTAAACGCTGTTTAAGGGAAGCTGAAACTTGAATACTGCTGCTATACAGCATTGTGTGTCTAAATATAATGCTATAAAATTCAGATGCCATGAATGTACAGTATACGATGAAATACCAACTTTTGTTTCGATACTTTTGTTAAGTTTAACTCATAAAGATAATGCATGTCACATCATTCTCTGTAAAAAGTGGTATCTAAActgtaaattatgtttttaatattaaaaccATAAATATATGTTCCAATCGCAGACGAACCCTGCAAATTTTTATAGCAtacattgcacacacacacacacagctgtaAATTGTCAGCTGTCATGCTTGTTGTTCATTATTGTTTTTCACTCATGTCAAATCAGTACCTTGGCCGAGCCCGATTCCAAACCGTCTTTAATTCACAGTTGGTCGAGTTTACGCATCTCGTCTGCAAAACCAAGACGTGCGAGCCGTTTCCTTTGGAAAGTGACCGGTCCCAGCGGTGTTCGTCATGGTGCCAATCGA
This genomic window from Anopheles maculipalpis chromosome 2RL, idAnoMacuDA_375_x, whole genome shotgun sequence contains:
- the LOC126559802 gene encoding cell division cycle 7-related protein kinase, translating into MDSTQQQRQSRTAEVDEEEDGRDVKMHLDGNVDLNEKAKKRGSLMDIEQETAVCPRKMEAGVNNNESQNVSGLKIWDRYVVHGLIDKGTFSTVSLATLRKEQHLPFDKRRQFAIKLITQTSHPSRIEREILCMKKIGGQRNVVGLVGGFRLEGEVALVMNYIPQEPFHLYYAQLTAAEVQRFLQQLLIALEWVHLHGVIHRDVKPSNFLHSPRNGGSSYILVDFGLAQETDKGALSLRTPVVPRRPAGQLEDQVVPRHQETVVVRNPLKRPGGTGNTATHPLKLSNSSATKDVGDVPLARQTKSVAAAIGNGLKHRRTAVVAPYTKDLKTGGNGASCKLPTCSCSGRPQVCNECLVQAEMNAPRAGTPGYRPPEVLLKYPNQTTAVDIWAAGVIFLSLLSKCYPFFDNVDDNTSLAHMIEVFGFQRLQETAHALDRRLHGTPETMEKQPYNLRRICQHFRNIHQQRAMGSGGETGGAPAGSSSPPSGRCDEDNFGCDNCCKPLDSCLCQNRRHGADGSDGHSSREAECDEYGPDAYDLLERLLETNPHARISATEALQHPYFQVQY